In Gossypium raimondii isolate GPD5lz chromosome 12, ASM2569854v1, whole genome shotgun sequence, a single window of DNA contains:
- the LOC105764262 gene encoding uncharacterized protein LOC105764262 yields the protein MADASRGRVTITLGRTGQVVKRAGPASGVDLSDSHPVSGSKRSVRDRLGGNADSSSLHGSQLNNKRQRGDGYTTSLNDNGLNAVHIGKDDLRFKLMQKNVFRRALSDENRKDMDLREKLSRMGQPYETHQTSESRERIPEPREQVLESRETSILGRIPSTRSVDDLPRVTTSRSSYSPWTLDHLRQRFPDRVMGSSRGLSPPRNAEEFQRRQVNRTYDDVRPVSYMGKDVIDAPGVSTTSFVTKSRLPTTSAKPMPPGPQIPSPIPPSSIVQKNSYSGAEQQTVEGLLHSLGLGKYTITFKAEEVDMTALKQMGENDLKELGIPMGPRKKILLALLPRSKRQP from the exons atggcAGATGCTTCGCGGGGCCGTGTTACTATTACTCTCGGCCGTACCGGCCAG GTGGTGAAGAGGGCTGGCCCTGCATCCGGTGTTGATCTTTCTGATTCTCATCCTGTTTCTGGAAGTAAGCGATCTGTAAGGGATAGGTTAGGAGGCAACGCAGATAGCTCTTCGTTGCATGGAAGTCAGCTAAACAACAAACG ACAAAGAGGAGATGGTTATACTACAAGTTTGAATGACAATGGCTTGAATG ctgTTCACATTGGTAAAGATGACCTCCGATTTAAACTCATGCAAAAGAATGTGTTTAGACGGGCTCTGAGTGATGAAAACAGGAAGGACATGGACCTTCGTGAAAAGTTGTCAAGAATGGGACAGCCTTACGAGACACATCAAACATCTGAGTCAAGGGAGCGAATACCTGAACCAAGGGAGCAAGTGCTAGAGTCTAGGGAAACTAGCATCTTGGGCAGAATTCCTTCCACAAGAAGTGTGGATGATTTGCCTCGTGTTACCACTTCAAGAAGTTCTTATTCTCCTTGGACTTTAGATCATTTAAGGCAACGATTTCCAGACAGAGTAATGGGTTCTTCTAGGGGTTTATCTCCCCCAAGAAATGCTGAAGAGTTTCAGAGAAGGCAGGTAAACAGGACATATGATGATGTCAGACCAGTTTCATACATGGGAAAAGATGTTATTGATGCTCCAGGGGTGAGTACAACATCTTTTGTTACAAAGTCCAGATTGCCAACCACTTCAGCAAAGCCCATGCCACCGGGCCCCCAAATTCCAAGTCCAATTCCTCCAAGCAGCATTGTACAAAAAAATTCGTACTCT GGTGCTGAACAACAAACTGTTGAAGGCTTGCTACATTCATTGGGGCTTGGAAAGTATACAATTACCTTCAAGGCAGAAGAA GTGGATATGACTGCATTGAAGCAGATGGGTGAAAATGACCTTAAAGAGCTAGGAATACCTATG GGCCCTAGGAAGAAGATACTTCTGGCTCTGCTGCCCCGTTCCAAAAGGCAGCCATGA